The genome window TTTCTtaacatacaatatagctcagtatttgtattatttattttatacagcctttttttaatatatatatattttttaatcaagggtgccaataattttggttGTGACTTAATGGTTCAAAAGCTTTCCCAAGTCATAACCAATAAGCAAGCCTTAGAAACTGTCTTAACTGAAAAGGAACTCATCTTACCCACTGTGAGGTCCAACTGATTTCTTTCCCCCAAAGCTCGTAACCTGTATAAGCAGCCACTTTGGTAGTAATATTGAAGAAACTGCACAAAGCCTGAAAAACACAGTGATGAATTTCAACAAATGAATCAAATACTTTTACAATTAATCATGTATGAGTAATGACAGACTTACACTTTGCGAATTGTTTTCAAAAAAACTCAACACATACGAAGATAAAATGAGAAAGTAGATGCTTACTCTGATAAATGGAGAAGGCAAGGAATTGACTTCTGAACATCTGATACATGGACCCCTCTGGCCTTTGAGAAGAAACAGAGGAACCAATCAATACAGGCGATCAAATAACATTTATCAATCAAACTGCTCGTCAGGCAACCTTTGAGGGTAACTGTCAATCGATTTTGATCGACCGCAATTAATGAAAGTGTTCAaagttgaaaataaataaaaaggactTACCAGGTAAGCATTACACCTGATAGGAAGGTAGAGACGTAATGATGGGAGACCCACCACCCTTTAATCCTGAAAGGACACATTGAGTGGAATTAGAATAAAGAAGCAGAACTAGGTCAACATGCTAGTCTAGTATTTGAATCTCATGgagtaaataaataattcagtCACATAAAAAGCTTAGTAGCTCACCTGGACCCATTGCTCATGAGGATGCTTTCCCTTATGGTCAAAGTGCAATAGTACCAAACCAGCAAGAAGTTGAAGATTTCATCTGTGACACTGAAACAAAACAGACATTTACAACTACCTTGCTTTAACAAAACATTAAGCGATGCTATGAGGaaacatgaaaatgtataatataATCAACTCACCGGTAATTGAACAAGAAGAGACAGGTTATGGCAGCAAACATCAAGATTATTGTCATACAAAGCTTGAACTTCTCATATTCATCTTTGTAGGCAAATCTGCTCGAGCGAAAAGAAGCAACAAGGAATCAGACGCAGCAACCAAACGGATGTGACTGAATACAGATATTTTGCTAAAGCTGAAGCAACACACTTACTTAGCCTGGTTGCTGAGGAGTGTGACATTCACATTGCCAAGGACCAAATTTAAGTACAATCTGAAAAGAGAAATATTTTACAACATACTTTTACACCCTCTAATGACAAACTGCGTAAAATCTGTAACCAACCAAAAAAGAACCATGTCCTCAAATACACTGACCCATTCTTCTTTGGCAAATAGGCTTCCATATCAAAGAAGAAATGTTCTTTGTCTTTAATTTGCATTTGGATGTCTTTGATCAGTTCCGTTTCTTTCTCATCGCTTGTTTTTGTACATCTGTAATAGAACAAAACACTAAATGCTCAGGTCCTAATTGAGGACATTTGGTACAGGAAAACAAGACTGGACCATTCTTTGTCAATAACTGCAAGCTGCCAGCACTAATAGTAGGCTACTTACTTGCGCAGACTGTGGCGGAGGTCTTTTAGACCCTTCCTCTGTTTACTAATGGCACTGCTGCATGTTGCCTGGAGGTTGGTGAGCTCCTCGAGCTTCTGTCTGTACACTTTGTGAGTTTCCTAGAAATAAAAATGGAAAACAAATGACTGCACATTGCTCACCAGTACTCAGATATGTTGATAACTGTCAGGCAATTATTTTCAAAGTCTGAATTTAGAAAAGCCGCGATGGATAAGGTCTaggacagacccccccccccccccttttattcTTGCAGTTTGAGGCCGTCTCAGTGGCTTACTTTATTTCCTCtctctatggtccctggtctagcAGAATATGACAGGTGGATGGAAGGCAACATTACAATGTCATTGAAACCTATCCAGTCGTTTCAAGTGGTAGCAATTAAGGAAATAAGAGCAAGGAAGACGACTACACCCGGAGTTAAGTGACACTTATTTGCTACTTATCCGCATTGGTTGACTGATTTAACTGCGCCGAGGTGAAAACTTAGTTGCGTTTTAGTGAAATCCACCAACGTTACCTAATCATTGTTATTAATCGGAGTTAGCTAGTTAACTTGCTGGTTATAAGGACTTTAAACAGGCTAACATTATTGCTAGAtaattaacgttagctaacatgTGCGTATATTAAAAGCTAGCTGTACCAATTCAAGTACATCTGACTTGCAGATACCGCAGGAAATGAATTAGTTAACGTTATATTGGAAAGCTCCTAAATACAACATATCGTTTACAAAAATACCTGATGAAACCCTTTATCAAGTTAGTATGCTAGCTAGCTTCTAGCCATGTTGGCTGGGTTAGCTAGAAAGCTAGCTGAGCTGACAATAGTAACGTTATATCAGTTATCATCCTCCAACCTCTCTTTCTGAACTAGCTGT of Salmo salar chromosome ssa01, Ssal_v3.1, whole genome shotgun sequence contains these proteins:
- the LOC106564569 gene encoding transmembrane protein 120B, which encodes MSLQRCQTEWGEIDQEYQQLQETHKVYRQKLEELTNLQATCSSAISKQRKGLKDLRHSLRKCTKTSDEKETELIKDIQMQIKDKEHFFFDMEAYLPKKNGLYLNLVLGNVNVTLLSNQAKFAYKDEYEKFKLCMTIILMFAAITCLFLFNYRVTDEIFNFLLVWYYCTLTIRESILMSNGSRIKGWWVSHHYVSTFLSGVMLTWPEGSMYQMFRSQFLAFSIYQSFVQFLQYYYQSGCLYRLRALGERNQLDLTVEGFQSWMWRGLTFLLPFLFFGHFWQLYNALTLFRLAGHKDCKEWQVFMLALTFLVLFLGNFLTTLKVVRQKVQENPEKVQKQE